CGTCGAGGATCGCCCGCAGGCTGGCCCGGTCGGCCGGGATCGCCGGGTCGAACGGCAGCGCGTTCGCCAGGGTCGGCAGGTCACCCGAGACCAGCCGCGGCAGGGGGGTCAGCCCGCCGATCGGCCGCAGCACGCCGAGCAGGTCGTCGAAGGTGTCGAAGCTGGCGTAGAAGCCGTGCCAGTCGCGCACCGGGTCCAGCCGGACGGTCGCCCGCGCGATGATCCCGGTGACGCCGTAGTTGTGCAGGTAGGCCTGCGCCTCCTCACCCTCCACGTGCAGCAGCGTGGCGTCGGGGACGGCGTGCACGACGTCGAGCGCCGCGACGAAGCCCATGCTGTTGCTGCCGTGCTCGATCGAGCCGGTGCCGCCGGAGCCGCCCCCGAGGAACCCGCCGATGCTGGACTGCGCCGTCGACGGGTACATCCACAGCTCCTGCCCCGTCTCCCGGGCCGCCTGCTCCAGGCTGACCATCGACGCGCCGGCCTCGGCGGTGATGACGCCGTCACCGACCTCGACGACCGCGCGGGCCCGGGACACGTCCAGCACCAGCCCGCCGGGCATCGGGATCGCCTGGCCGTAGTTGCCGGTGCCCTTGCCACGCGGGGTGATCGCCACCCCGTGCCGGACGGCGGCGCCGACGACGGCCGCGATCTGCTCCGCGTCGGTGGGGAAGGCGACGACGTCGGCCATCCCCAGCGGCAGCTGCTCGACGATGATCGGCGACATCTTGGCGCCGTCCAGCGACGCCTTCTCCCGGACGCGGCGGTCCGTCGACACCCCGCGCGGACCGAGCAGCTCGACCAGCTCGGCGTGCAGGCTCTCGACCGACATCAGCGCACCCCTCCGGCCAGCACGGCGCTCATCCGGCCAGCCCGATCTCCGGGTCGAGGAACTCGTTGGTGACGAGGTCGTCGACGGTCAGGCCCTCCTGGGCGGGCGAGCCCAGCTTCTCCGCGATCGGCACCATCACGTCGAGGATCCCCTGCACGCGGGCGGTGTCGAAGTCACCGATCGTCGCGTTCCCGGCGTTGCCCACCAGGCCGAGCTTCTTCTGCTGCTCCTCGGAGAACGTGGCGACGCCCTCGGAGTAGACCCAGCCGGTGTCGTACTGCTCGACCAGGTCGAGGATCAGCGCGTTGGTCGCGGCGGAGTCGGCGTAGTAGTCGACCTCGGCCTGCTGCATGACCGGTACCAGCTTCTTGAGGCAGGGCGTCAGCTCCTCCAACCGGTCGGTGCGCACCGACATCGCGCCCGCGTAGATCTTCCAGCCGGCGTCGTGGATCAGCTGGAACGCGACCGGCTTGGCCCAGTCCTTGACCTCGTTCTCGTAGATGTAGGGCTCGGCGCTGGCGAAGCCCTGCTGCGCGTCCTTGCCCTGCGCGGCCACGAAGTTGGCAGGGGTGCCGTCGTAGCCCTCGTCGATCTGCTCGCGGTCCAGCTGGCCGCTGTCGACGAGGTACTCCACGTAGGAGTTGCCGCCGAACACGCGGACGATCGCCCCGG
The window above is part of the Friedmanniella luteola genome. Proteins encoded here:
- a CDS encoding FAD-binding oxidoreductase, which translates into the protein MSVESLHAELVELLGPRGVSTDRRVREKASLDGAKMSPIIVEQLPLGMADVVAFPTDAEQIAAVVGAAVRHGVAITPRGKGTGNYGQAIPMPGGLVLDVSRARAVVEVGDGVITAEAGASMVSLEQAARETGQELWMYPSTAQSSIGGFLGGGSGGTGSIEHGSNSMGFVAALDVVHAVPDATLLHVEGEEAQAYLHNYGVTGIIARATVRLDPVRDWHGFYASFDTFDDLLGVLRPIGGLTPLPRLVSGDLPTLANALPFDPAIPADRASLRAILDVATLPQATALVQAAGGRVEDVRPGPQPCVKISTLSYNHPIEWLQKTAPGRYFHLEVGGHALVDRIDEVHAVFEGGMLHIEAQYDGSPIGMLAGVYVSPEQVYAGIDALRALGVGVHSPHQWHVDFEVERTRALAARTDPQGLLNPGKLVTELAPGAGKTMGGRTTVGSSS
- a CDS encoding nitrate ABC transporter substrate-binding protein — protein: MLAPRSHRLAAVATLALLVGLGACSGASQEQEAAPVAAEAGAVDLSADCPATVVIQTDWNPESEHGAQYAMLGTDYTVDTKLKTVSGPLMSQGKATGIDVEIRAGGPAIGFEAVAAQMYKDDDITLGYASTDGQIQTSQELPVKAVMAPLDINPQIIMWDPATYPDVKTIADLKAAGAIVRVFGGNSYVEYLVDSGQLDREQIDEGYDGTPANFVAAQGKDAQQGFASAEPYIYENEVKDWAKPVAFQLIHDAGWKIYAGAMSVRTDRLEELTPCLKKLVPVMQQAEVDYYADSAATNALILDLVEQYDTGWVYSEGVATFSEEQQKKLGLVGNAGNATIGDFDTARVQGILDVMVPIAEKLGSPAQEGLTVDDLVTNEFLDPEIGLAG